Proteins encoded by one window of Flavobacterium sp. N502540:
- the ychF gene encoding redox-regulated ATPase YchF encodes MKAGIVGLPNVGKSTLFNCLSNAKAQSANFPFCTIEPNIGVVNVPDPRINKLEELVKPERVQMATVDIVDIAGLVKGASKGEGLGNQFLGNIRECNAIIHVLRCFDNDNIVHVDGNVNPIRDKETIDIELQLKDLETIEKRLEKVKRAAKTGNKEAQTEEALLNRIREALLQAKSARTIIPQSNDEEVLMEGFQLITAKPVLYVCNVDEGSAVNGNKYVDQVRELVKDEEAEVIILSVGAEADITELESYEERQVFLEDMGLTEPGASVLIRAAYKLLKQQTYFTAGVKEVRAWTINIGATAPQAAGVIHTDFEKGFIRAEVISYEDYVQYGSEAKAKEAGKFKVEGKEYIVKDGDVMHFRFNV; translated from the coding sequence ATGAAAGCAGGAATTGTAGGATTACCAAATGTTGGAAAATCAACATTATTTAATTGTTTGTCTAATGCAAAAGCGCAGAGTGCCAACTTTCCGTTTTGTACAATCGAACCAAATATTGGAGTTGTAAACGTTCCGGATCCAAGAATTAACAAACTGGAAGAATTGGTAAAACCAGAGCGTGTACAAATGGCAACTGTGGATATCGTTGATATCGCAGGTTTGGTAAAAGGTGCTAGTAAAGGAGAAGGTCTTGGAAATCAGTTTTTAGGAAACATTAGAGAGTGTAATGCTATTATTCACGTTTTACGTTGTTTTGATAACGATAACATCGTTCACGTTGACGGTAATGTAAATCCAATTCGTGATAAAGAAACGATTGATATCGAACTTCAGTTGAAAGATTTGGAAACAATCGAGAAACGTTTGGAGAAAGTAAAACGTGCCGCTAAAACCGGAAACAAAGAAGCTCAGACTGAAGAAGCTTTGTTGAACCGTATCAGAGAAGCGTTATTGCAGGCAAAATCAGCAAGAACCATTATTCCTCAAAGCAACGACGAAGAAGTTTTAATGGAAGGTTTTCAATTGATTACCGCTAAACCGGTATTGTACGTTTGTAATGTTGACGAAGGTTCAGCTGTAAACGGAAATAAATATGTTGATCAGGTTCGTGAATTGGTAAAAGACGAAGAAGCTGAAGTTATCATTCTTTCAGTAGGAGCAGAAGCGGATATTACAGAATTGGAAAGCTACGAAGAGCGTCAGGTTTTCCTTGAAGATATGGGATTGACTGAGCCGGGAGCTTCTGTGCTAATTCGTGCAGCATACAAATTATTAAAACAGCAAACTTACTTTACAGCCGGTGTAAAAGAAGTTCGTGCCTGGACCATCAATATTGGAGCTACAGCACCACAAGCTGCCGGAGTTATTCATACTGATTTTGAAAAAGGATTCATTCGTGCGGAGGTAATTTCATACGAAGATTACGTTCAGTACGGTTCTGAAGCAAAAGCAAAAGAAGCTGGGAAATTCAAAGTGGAAGGAAAAGAATATATCGTAAAAGATGGTGATGTAATGCATTTCCGTTTTAACGTTTAA